Sequence from the Castanea sativa cultivar Marrone di Chiusa Pesio chromosome 12, ASM4071231v1 genome:
aGCAATTGCCAATTGGAATAATGGAAGTCTTTGCTTGTAGTTCAAGTTGGTCTACAAATAATGGAGCTTTTTACTTTGCAAATTTTTGACTCGTAGAGAAATTTTTGGTTATGTTTACACTTGTATATAGTTATGGCAAcatcttgaaaattttggaaagcAAAAAACTCcactagtagttttttttttgtagaaaaatatTGAATTATGTCATATATATCCACAtaattctcaaattttattatgaaccacaaatatattatatataaccttgaatgaaaaaagaaatgcgATAAATTAAAACGTAAGGCTAACATAATAAATTAGTCTTAGTAATAAGCCTTATTTATTGTGTAGCCACCTCCTTTTAGTCTTTTTGCTCTTTATGTAGTGGCAGCTTGAttagcatgaaaaaaaaaagtaataataataaaaataatacttaCAACAACAaggataataaaaatttaaattaaaaaaaccaataaataaaaacaagagtATAACAGGCCTTTTTTAGTTCACCATGTGCTCTGTAAAGTAAGGACCGAAAGTgtattcttaaatatatatatatatatatatatatatatatatataaattaaacaaaattaatatatatatatatatatttatttatatttaaacccttagttgaagaaagaaaaggaaaagccAAAACTTGTTCTTGGCTCTATGTGCttttatgaaaatgaaatttgtacTTCAACGATATTCACCGTTGGATTGTGATTGTGAGTTGGTTTGATTTGACAACGTGTAACATCCTACGGTGCAGAAGGGACTTCTTTCATAGTTAAGGACGAACATTGCAAAAGAAGGCGTCAAAAGTCGTCAACACAATTCGGTAACTGTCGCTATTCAGTATCCAATATTTCAGACACGTAGGCTCCTAGAATTTCAGTTAGTACAATGAAATTTTGTACTTTTATCCATTATTATCATCTCTATAAGACAATACAGAAAGTTAATTATAACTtctcaatatttttaatatatctcttatttaattaaataatcctTATtcttattcagcaaaaaataatcattatccttaaaaaataaaaaataatccttaaaaaatggttaaaaattgtaattcaaaaaaattaaaaaaaataccataaaaacatttttcttaaaaagtagCACAGTTTTTATCTAAACATATCTCACatgtttgatacattttttattcttaaaaaattgaacACACTAAAGCAGTCATTTTTCTATACTACTATATAAAGAGCTTTCCCTATTTgaattggattttttattttccaaaatacccctacacccttaagtttaagtagaaacaaaactaaaggatagtctggtaaaaatacatgtctaacttgtaCTAAAACATTACTTACAAAATAAgaacactcttccactaaccTACTTCAAAACAACTAtacgtttattgtttttttttttaaatagaaaataaattaaacaccCCACATTtatctaaaaacaaatctaaatatcaAAAAGTTTTCACCccaaatagagagaaaacttgATGGGTAAAAATTTGATAGGCGAAGCCCAACATGTACTGAAGCCTTGCACATGGGCTTCAGtatgtgttgttgttgtttttttttttttttttaattctagtTTTAATAAGTGTTtgattttttctcataaaaaaaaaagtgtttgattttttatctcattctttttttttcttttctttttttttttcatttgctttCTTGGGCTTCAGTACCCTTATTAATTGTTTCTTGATTGTTTTTCTAGacatgatttattattttttaataaatttgggtgattgtatttttttgttgttatttgttattttgttgttttaattgggcatcatttttttaacatgGATATATGAGCAAATTATACAAACTTACTTttttcatccctccactttttcactcccaaccaaacaaaaataagggaaattaaaatattttctatcctcctacttttctaTCGTCCCActattttctattctcccactttttcacccctccaaccaaGTAGACCCTTAGGAGGAGTGGCTTCAAGATACTAATAAGAGGTTTCAAACCCAAATTTTATAGATATTACGAGGTCTTAGGAACTATTTAGTCTACCCTTGagttaactttattttttaaaagatgtgtaaaaatattatttaatgaagTGTTTAAGGTACATTAACATGTGATGTTAGGGCattcattattaataaaaacctaaatttttaaacaaaaggcttaaaaattaatatgataaCAAATGTGATTGCTAACActttaataacataataattaaatgtagaattaatttttttatagaaataatttCAATATGTTGTTAACTTTGCAACTTGAATTTTTTCCCTTCTAGACTCTCAAGCACTTTGTGTATGAGAATGTGTCAATTTAGATACAAGACTTTTGGCAAATGTCTTTAGTGATTTGTGAacacaataataaaatttgaaacacTAAAAGTATTTActaattttactaattttataaattttataaattaatgtgtcacccattaaaaaaaaaaaatcaaacatgcaCTTATTATGTTATAGAAAGCAACTAATCACAGTATTTAGATCATCTATTTGTCAAGCACTTTTCTAAAGTATCACTTTAAGTTACAACCACAAGTGGGATTATGCTCttaaaattcttcttcttcttctttttgtagaATATTTGATATGAAACACATTATAATAGCCTCAAGATTAAtgtatttataaattgaaaaaacaaaaggttGATGGGAAATAAATGGATTGTTCAAAGTTTAAGTATGAGGATTGAGGATTACTCTAGGTatttactaaaatgaaaataacaagGATTATGTTGCCATGCTGTTTGtacgaattttttttatgggttatttgacttatgtataatttttaaaaacatcttttattaataaatacaacttatttttacCTAAtctatttttaagtaaaataattaaGGTAATGAAATGAAGTTCATCTATACACACATTAAGCACCAAAACAACAAGATTTTATAGTTGTagttaaaaaagttttaatatacGTACATTCATattgtaatataaaatattttgactTTTATACTTACTAatgttcataattttttttaatgcattgattatttaattggaatAATCGAAACTTGAAAATATAGTtgtaggttaaaaaaaatagtttaatgTACATTCATAAATTCAATAGAGTACTTCAATATTATTTCGacttataattaataattttaatcataatttgtTTTCAATGCATTGATTGAAATAATTGAAACCTGAAAGATGGACTAACCAGTGCATTTATGACTTATTAtaacaaaagaaacaatataGTTCCAAATTCAACagttaaaaacaaacaaataattagtCTCAGAgctttcattaaaataaaatattaaaaaaaaaagagttagagCATGAAACTGATATATAATGTATTTccaaatatttaagaaaaaatttgcCACCCCATTATCTCCTGTGACTatccaaataaaaattgcaccaaaaaaagaaaaaaaaatttataatattgtaAAATTCCAGGGGTgcttttgatatttttctcaaaaagcaAAGACAAATGGAATACGACACAGTGACAACTAACACTCGTGGAGAAGAACAGAAAAAAGGCGGCTTTCCAACTTCACTGGTTTTCGCTGTCAAATTAAAGTctcattattaataaataactcattttttaatatacacacacacatgacaaatgaaaatttttacaagaaaaaaaaaaaaagcaagacagaaaaagcaaaagcaatgAAAAAGAAGGTCAAGAAGTTTAATtaccaaaagtaaaaaattaaacatagttacctttttttttcttttctttttttctggaGAGGCTTTAAGTTTTTAACGTCCATTAGTTTAGTATGGCTATGGCATGCTATAAATAGTTGAGGAGGGGCAGACCACATGGCCAGTACCAGTTTACCTGTCAAGAACCTTAGAGACCAACGTTGTTGTCTTCAGAGAGAGAGCACATACTATTgcttactcaatatttttacatttttctcttttgtgtCCTTAAAATCTTCCACCAACCCCATTTTCTTGATTCTATTCAAAGTTTCTGAATCTTAAGCTAGCTACCATCATCACCACATTCCTACGTACCCATTTGATTCTTTCTTTTGAAAGTTGTTGAATCTTTTGAGGGGCTCCATTATTGTCTTCAACATTCTTGAATCTTAAAGCTTTTGAAGGTTTAAaggaagtttttgttttgttttttttttctttttctttttttggctgaagAAACCTTTTTAAGattaatttaaaacttagaaaGAAAAGTGTTGCTAGGATTGAAGAAAAATGGAGCAGAAGCACATTTTGTTGTCAGCTTTGAGTGTGGGGGTAGGACTTGGGATGGGGCTTGGATTGAGTTCTGGACAGACAGTCAGTAAATGGGTAGGAGGGAATTGGTCACCGCATGAGATTACAGCAGAGCAGATTGAGCAAGAACTTATGAGGCAGGTGGTGGATGGGAAGGATAGCAAAATTACATTCGATGAGTTTCCTTATTACCTAAGGTAATTCAACAATtcaccatatatatatttgacatGGTTTCATATATAATTACTTGATTAGATTTACAAagttattttctttagttttctttcttttctgtaTTACTATGCATATGCCAATTGAGCTAGTGCATAGAATTTTTTCTATGTTACGAGTTGACTTGTTAGTTTGATGATTGTCTGCTCTTAATCTGCTAGtctttctgtttgatttttaaataagaAGTTGACTTGTTATAGAGGTTTTGATTAATTTGGTTTTCTAATCTCCATAGATTTTGCAATAATATATTGGTAATTGACTTTTAATGATGTTTTCCTTCTTGCCAATCCTGAGGTTCCTctgttcatttttataattttctttctgTTCAACtgattttatttcattttgcaaTAGAGGCACTTAAGTTTTATACTTTGAGTATCTAAATGGGTCAAAGGAACATCATAGTTTAGCAGATTAAAGTTAACAGTTTGTATATTCTAGAATTCTAGCATAAGAACTTCTTGTTGACAAACGGAATCTTGCACCGTGAATTGTGCCTTATGTTCTTATGTGATGCTCTAGTAAGATTGGCAggttaaagaaaattttcttttgctttttcctGTTTAGATTCTAAGTGTCTTTCGAGTTTTGTCCTATTGATGAAGTATGTAGCAGGTACTACCCTGTATTCCATATGCTAATTGGTATAATTGCATCTTgaattcagatctatttttttagaaattgtcCTTAGAGCATGTGAAGAATGTTTTTGTCATGTTCTGGACCTTCTGGATAATTTTGCACCCTTTTGGTTCCCTTTATAACATGGTTATTCTATAATTGATAGTAAAGCATAATTAGTACAAAAGGGGGCATGTAATTCTTGGTTCCCTTTATAACATGGTTATCCTAGTCATGTGGAACTTTGTTAAACTTTTGTGCAAAAGGGGGCATGTAATTCTTGCCATGGGAACCGGGGGAAAGGGTGTgaagcaaagagaaaagaaaggagaacTTCTTACTGTTAATCTTTCTTGCTTTTAAACATCCCTGAAGAGAATTATGTAATCATGTTGACTCTGTGCAAGTCCAAGCTGGAGCAAGATGCTAATGTCAGACTATGTGAGGGGATGATAGAACATGCAGTCATGTTGTGAATATTTAGTAGTAGCTAACACTCCTATTCTGGACCTATTCTGTGTTTAGCTTGTacattttatagtttatataatgcTAATATTTGATTCTTgaatgcattgtatgtgatgcAACTTTTTCCTCTTCTAATGACAGTGAGAGAACCCGGGTGTTATTGACAAGTGCTGCATATGTTCATTTAAAGCATACTGACTTTTCCAAGCATACCCGGAATCTTTCACCTGCAAGTAGGGCTATTTTGCTCTCTGGACCTGCTGGTATGTAAATTGGAAATGTTATTCAATCTTACACTGAGAATTTTATGTTTTGAAGTTCGCTTTAACCTAATCTGTATtgcattttttcatttttgaagaACTTTACCAGCAAATGCTTGCCAAGGCTTTGGCACATTTCTTTGAGGCAAAGTTGCTGTTACTTGATGTCAATGACTTTTCTCTGAAGGTAACATTTTACAGCTTTACTCTTTCTTAAATTCAAGTTGTGAAGCTTGTGATATAGTGATACTTATATCTTTCATGTTTACCTTTCCACAGATGCAGAGCAAATATGGTTTTGCTAAAAAAGAATCTGTAAGCTTTCTCTGCTGTATTCTGAGGAATTGAGCATTGTTTTAGTGTTTTCAGGATACAAAATCATGTCTTTCATTTCTTGAATGCATATTTAGGCACAGTATTGTTAGACCTAAGTAGATGAAGGTTAACCGTGAATTCCAATGTAGTGGGTTTCTTTTGTTGTGTAAATTCAATGTTACTCATTTCTGCACTGAACTTGGTATATTCCTTGCCACAATTTACTATTATACTATTTTAAAGGGAAAATTCAACCAATTTGCTCTAAGTGGAGTTTTTCCTGGTTTATTGGCTCTTTTTGTAGTCTTTCAAGAGGTCCATTTCAGAAAAGACAATGGAGCGAATGTCCAGTATGTTTGGTTCACTGTCAATCTTTCCTTCAAGTGAGGCAACTAGAGGTATGAAAAGAAGTAAAGCTGATTATGTACTTTATAatggataatttttttgtttatagggTGGAGTGAAGGTCCTTCTATTGgaagttttaattttataatggTTGGTCTCATACATTTATTGAACTATTTTTCAATCGATTTTGTTATTATGTTACCTAGCTCTGATTAAGAATTTTCCTATAGGCACATTGCGTCAGCAGAACAGTGCTATGGATATTAAATCAAGGTACTTACCAAACCAAATTGATGGGATATAAGACTTTGTTGAGTTCAGTGGGTcagttttaattatttgttcACAGTCCAAAATAGGTAACATGCATGTTTCTCTTCTAAACTAGTACCTTTCTATCTGCAGGGCTAGTGAAGATTCTAGTAGTCCTTCAAAACTTCGGAGGAATTCCTCTGCTTTGTCTGATATAAGTAGCATCACTTCTCAATGTGCTTCCACAAATTCAGGTTATACATCTACCTATTAATTTCTTCATTTGTTCCTaacaggggaaaaaaatacTAGCTGAATACCTAGGCATTTAATGATTTATTGGATTCTGATCTTTTCAAATATGTTTATAATTAGATGCTTAAAACTTTTGAGTTCATAAAGCAAGTGGGTTGCAACTGGATGGCTTGCATGTTCTTCATCATACATTATTTGTCTAATTATTATAAGATCTATAAAGCAGCATTATTGGAAGCCACCTGATTGTCAAAGTGTCTGAAGTTCATTCCAGAATGGAACAAAATTTTCCTTtctaataggaaaaaaataggGTGGGAAGGAAGTATTTTGTGCCCTCTACACACACTGCATTGTTGAAGGACACAAAAATTGGGCTGAATTTACTGTTTAGCAGATCTAGTGGAGATTCTCACCTTAAACATAAACCAATGTAATGAACTTAGGAAGATGAATAGATAAGATAATGGACTTATTTcactcattttatttttatttccgTAGGCATAAGCTTTTGAAGCACAGAGGATGGCTTTTCCTAATTCCTGTATCTTAACTGTAGACCCATTTGCTTTTGCTGACAGCTTCTTGACTTGATCCTTGATGATTAAGTTATGTCACTACTTCGATGAATGCTGAATATCCTAGCAAGAATTTGTAACTCCCTTTAGTATTACAGTTCACTCAACTTTGAGACTAGTGCAAATTCATCAGACTTTGAAATCTATTTCCTTAGTATCATTTATGCTCCCCcaatacatttttattttaccacatgCAGACAAATTCTGGCTGTCATGAATAATTGTTTTCAATCAGTTACATTCCAAATGTAGGAATCTGCTTAGATATTATACTTATTATTTCTTTGGGATTCCTTTGTTTTTTAGCTTCAATGAAGCGCACAAGCAGCTGGTGTTTTGATGAGAAACTACTTCTACAGTCACTTTACAAGGTATTGTCATCATGGATAAGCTTActatcttaaaatttaaattctttcaATCTTCATGGTTGATGTACTACACTTGATTTAGAGATATTGGGGGTATAGTCCAACTGCAGGTTTATGgtcatttctcttcttttttttattgtaaatttaatGTTCTTATACAAGCGGTGCCTCGATTCCATCATATCATAAGTACCTGCCTGATTTAGTGTTGTTCTTTGTATAAGCTTTTCTTCCAAACCTAAAAGATATTTGCATATATATTAGCTGGTTATGTGGCCTTTCCAATGGCTAAACTAACAGGCATGAATGTCATTTTTCTTACAGGTCTTGGTTTCAATATCAGAAACTggttcaattattttatatctCAGGGATGTTGAAAAGCTTCTCCTCCAATCACAAAGATTAAACAATTTCTTCaacaaattattaaacaaactcTCGGGTTCAGTGCTGATACTTGGGTCCCGGATGTTGGACCCCCAAGATGATTGCAGAGAAGTGGATGAGAGGCTCACTCTTTTATTCCCATATAATATTGAGATCAGGCCACCTGAAGATGAAACTCATCTAGTCAGCTGGAAAGCTCAACTCGAAGAGGACATGAAGGTGATCCAGTTTCAAGATAACAAAAACCACATTGCTGAGGTGTTAGCAGCAAATGATCTTGAATGTGATGATTTGGGATCAATCTGCCATGCTGACACAATGGTTCTCAGTAACTACATAGAAGAAATCGTTGTATCAGcaatatcttttcatttgatgAATAGCAAGGAACCAGAATATCGAAATGGAAAGCTTGTAATATCATCTAACAGGTAGATGCATTTTTAAGTAACACCTGATTTCTTAGTTAGATGTTGAGAATAACTCAAGTTCCATCTAATTACTAATCTGGGCTTGGAAACAGCTTGTCCCATGGATTGAGTTTATTCCAGGAAGGTAAAAGTGGTGGAAAAGATACTCTCAAACTGGAGACTAATGTTGACTCTTCAAAGGTTCATTTTCCATCTCAATGTTATTCCACTTTTCACAATCTAAGCACAATGGAACTATTGCAGTTTCAATGTGTTTCATCcacttatttcttttcttaatttataGGAAACTGAAGATGATGCTGTTAATGCAAAGAACGAACCGAAGTCTGAATCCACTTCACCTGAAAACAAAAGTGAGACAGAGAAATCGGTCAATGCAATGAAGAAGGATGGCGAGAATGCATCACCACCAAAGCCTGTACGTTCAAGTTCATTAACACTTAACTGAAAATAGAAATTAATCTGCTTTGAGTTTGATATGAATCCATTCAACAAATAAAAGAGCTAGATATGAATTCTTGAGAGGATAGCATAACCTGTGTGCATTATCTGACAAATCTCAGTCCATGATTTGTCATGAATATGAGTAATTTACATTAATCCTATTTCAGATCAAATTTATTTCACACCTCATACATGTTGTGCATGGAATTTTTCAACTCTGAAAAAGGTACAtcatttcaaaagaaaatgaattctCTCATGCATATATTACAACAACAAGCCTTGATCCCAAATTTTTGGTGTCAgttatggatcctcaacaaattagtTAGGGTCGACCACATGTATTATTTTCCTTCATTCTATTCTATCAAAAGTCACACTCtctcatacatatatattaattaaccaaaaataaaaatgaaaaactggAACTATAAACATTACTTTTTAATCTCTATGTTTGGTATCTGAATCTCAGATCCTGCTTTgtctaatatattaataattgtttGTTATTTAATTCTATTATCATACCCTTTTTTGTGCATAGAAGTACgtttcccaaaacaaaaaataataataataataattggctgtagaaaaaattataaaagttggTAAAATGGTGCCAGTTTCGAATTAATGTtggttaatatttttgttttagacCTGAAGTATGTAgcattttgtgtgtgtatgcaTTCCACTTTACTGTGATACCCTACAAATGCTTTTTCAACTTAAAATAGTGAAATCAACACCATAGTCCATGAGCTCACTGCCATGTTAATCCCTGAGTTACAAATTAATCATATTGGCCTtcttttttgtgctaccaaattTCTTTGGTCTTCAATTTTTGTTTCACTATTGAAGTCTCATGAGTCATGGTGATCCTACAGGAAGTTCCTCCTGACAATGAGTTCGAGAAGCGCATAAGGCCAGAGGTTATCCCTGCCAGTGAGATTGGAGTGACATTTGCAGATATTGGTGCCATGGATGAGACTAAGGAATCACTTCAGGAGTTGGTCATGCTCCCTCTTCGAAGACCAGACCTATTCAAAGGAGGGCTTCTCAAGCCTTGCAGAGGTATATTGCTTTTTGGACCTCCTGGTACTGGAAAAACAATGTTGGCAAAAGCTATTGCTAATGAAGCTGGAGCAAGTTTCATCAATGTCTCAATGTCTACCATCACTTCAAAATGGTTTGGGGAGGATGAAAAGAACGTTCGTGCTCTGTTCACACTTGCAGCAAAGGTCTCCCCAACAATTATTTTTGTAGATGAAGTTGATAGCATGCTTGGGCAGCGGACTAGAGTTGGGGAGCACGAGGCCATGCGTAAGATTAAAAATGAGTTCATGACACACTGGGATGGGCTTTTGACCAAAGCTGGTGAACGGATTCTTGTTCTTGCTGCTACCAACAGGCCATTTGACCTTGATGAAGCAATTATTAGGCGGTTTGAACGAAGGTATAACTGCATATTTGTCTTACCATTTGGCATGTTTGATCAGTGCCCCCATCATCATATACAGGCATGTGTTATCTTTATCAATGAATAGCCATAATACCAAAAGCATGAGACCCCGAATGAGTTTTGTTACTCATATCCTTTTGGTTTTTCCCAATATCCAAATTCTACAGCTGtcatgtgatgcctcaggaaaaTACATTACCCCTTATCTGACAATCTTCAATCTACCTTCTCCATTACCTAGTGCATCTTTCAATAGAAGTGATCATCACTATCAAGAAAATCCTCTTTATCATTTATAAGTTTTTCCACTACAGATTGCTTCAATGGCTTTATTACAATGTTTATGGCACTATCACTTGATCCTGATATCCACTTTTGGTGtgctaaaaattaattatcaactACCAAGACTTTCCAAAGTATCTTTAAGCCATACTTATTGTAGAAGAATTTGAAGGATTAACTGctgatatatataattgtatatGATTTTCATGTTTTC
This genomic interval carries:
- the LOC142618490 gene encoding uncharacterized protein LOC142618490 isoform X1 — its product is MEQKHILLSALSVGVGLGMGLGLSSGQTVSKWVGGNWSPHEITAEQIEQELMRQVVDGKDSKITFDEFPYYLSERTRVLLTSAAYVHLKHTDFSKHTRNLSPASRAILLSGPAELYQQMLAKALAHFFEAKLLLLDVNDFSLKMQSKYGFAKKESSFKRSISEKTMERMSSMFGSLSIFPSSEATRGTLRQQNSAMDIKSRASEDSSSPSKLRRNSSALSDISSITSQCASTNSASMKRTSSWCFDEKLLLQSLYKVLVSISETGSIILYLRDVEKLLLQSQRLNNFFNKLLNKLSGSVLILGSRMLDPQDDCREVDERLTLLFPYNIEIRPPEDETHLVSWKAQLEEDMKVIQFQDNKNHIAEVLAANDLECDDLGSICHADTMVLSNYIEEIVVSAISFHLMNSKEPEYRNGKLVISSNSLSHGLSLFQEGKSGGKDTLKLETNVDSSKETEDDAVNAKNEPKSESTSPENKSETEKSVNAMKKDGENASPPKPEVPPDNEFEKRIRPEVIPASEIGVTFADIGAMDETKESLQELVMLPLRRPDLFKGGLLKPCRGILLFGPPGTGKTMLAKAIANEAGASFINVSMSTITSKWFGEDEKNVRALFTLAAKVSPTIIFVDEVDSMLGQRTRVGEHEAMRKIKNEFMTHWDGLLTKAGERILVLAATNRPFDLDEAIIRRFERRIMVGLPSVESREKILKTLLAKEKVENLDFKELATLTEGYSGSDLKNLCITAAYRPVRELIQQERLKDKRTRQKDEESNSSEGTSETKEEDKDDQEITLRPLSMEDMRQAKNQVAASFAAEGSIMAELKQWNDLYGEGGSRKKQQLTYFL
- the LOC142618490 gene encoding uncharacterized protein LOC142618490 isoform X2, with the translated sequence MLAKALAHFFEAKLLLLDVNDFSLKMQSKYGFAKKESSFKRSISEKTMERMSSMFGSLSIFPSSEATRGTLRQQNSAMDIKSRASEDSSSPSKLRRNSSALSDISSITSQCASTNSASMKRTSSWCFDEKLLLQSLYKVLVSISETGSIILYLRDVEKLLLQSQRLNNFFNKLLNKLSGSVLILGSRMLDPQDDCREVDERLTLLFPYNIEIRPPEDETHLVSWKAQLEEDMKVIQFQDNKNHIAEVLAANDLECDDLGSICHADTMVLSNYIEEIVVSAISFHLMNSKEPEYRNGKLVISSNSLSHGLSLFQEGKSGGKDTLKLETNVDSSKETEDDAVNAKNEPKSESTSPENKSETEKSVNAMKKDGENASPPKPEVPPDNEFEKRIRPEVIPASEIGVTFADIGAMDETKESLQELVMLPLRRPDLFKGGLLKPCRGILLFGPPGTGKTMLAKAIANEAGASFINVSMSTITSKWFGEDEKNVRALFTLAAKVSPTIIFVDEVDSMLGQRTRVGEHEAMRKIKNEFMTHWDGLLTKAGERILVLAATNRPFDLDEAIIRRFERRIMVGLPSVESREKILKTLLAKEKVENLDFKELATLTEGYSGSDLKNLCITAAYRPVRELIQQERLKDKRTRQKDEESNSSEGTSETKEEDKDDQEITLRPLSMEDMRQAKNQVAASFAAEGSIMAELKQWNDLYGEGGSRKKQQLTYFL